One Salvia splendens isolate huo1 unplaced genomic scaffold, SspV2 ctg465, whole genome shotgun sequence genomic window carries:
- the LOC121790299 gene encoding fructokinase-2-like encodes MANSGLIVSFGEMLIDMVPTVTGVSLAEAPAFVKAPGGAPANVAIAAARLGGNTAFVGKLGDDEFGLLLAGILKENGVSTEGVCFDKVARTALAFVTLRADGEREFMFYRNPSADMLLTPPELNLPLIRSAKIFHFGSISLIGEPCRSAHLKAMKEAKDAGALLSYDPNLRLPLWPSAEEAREGMLSVWDKADVIKMSDDELCFLTQNSSLDDESALSLWRPNLKLLLLTLGKKGCRYYTKNFKGAVEGYSLKRVDTTGAGDAFMGALLRKIVDDLSIIEDEERLREVVRYASACGAITTTKKGAIPALPSHSQVLTLLNQDHNRKNHFGFTNCFPFANKNN; translated from the exons ATGGCTAACAGCGGCCTTATCGTGAGCTTCGGCGAGATGCTGATCGACATGGTGCCGACAGTGACGGGAGTGTCGCTCGCGGAGGCGCCGGCGTTCGTGAAGGCGCCGGGAGGCGCGCCGGCCAACGTGGCCATAGCCGCCGCTCGGCTCGGCGGGAACACGGCCTTCGTGGGGAAGCTAGGCGACGACGAGTTCGGGCTGCTGCTCGCCGGAATACTGAAAGAGAACGGCGTCTCCACCGAAGGCGTCTGCTTCGACAAGGTTGCGAGGACCGCGCTGGCCTTCGTGACTCTACGCGCCGATGGGGAGCGTGAGTTCATGTTCTATAGAAATCCTAGCGCCGACATGCTTCTCACTCCGCCCGAactcaatctcccacttattaGATCT GCGAAGATATTCCATTTTGGATCGATAAGCCTGATTGGGGAGCCATGTAGATCGGCACATCTGAAAGCGATGAAGGAGGCGAAGGACGCGGGAGCGCTGCTGTCGTACGACCCGAACCTGCGGCTGCCGCTCTGGCCTTCGGCGGAGGAGGCTCGGGAAGGGATGCTGAGTGTGTGGGACAAGGCTGATGTGATAAAGATGAGCGATGATGAGCTGTGCTTCCTCACACAAAACTCCAGCCTCGATGATGAATCTGCACTGTCGCTTTGGCGCCCCAACTTGAAGCTTCTTCTTCTCACTCTTGGGAAAAAGGGGTGTCGATACTACACCAAG AATTTCAAGGGAGCAGTGGAAGGTTATAGTCTAAAGAGGGTGGACACAACCGGAGCAGGCGATGCTTTTATGGGAGCCCTCCTACGTAAAATAGTTGATGATCTTTCCATCATCGAG GATGAGGAGAGGCTGAGAGAGGTGGTTCGGTATGCAAGTGCGTGCGGAGCTATCACGACAACTAAGAAGGGAGCCATCCCAGCTCTTCCTTCTCACTCTCAAGTCCTCACTCTTCTCAACCAAGATCATAACAGGAAAAACCATTTCGGCTTTACAAACTGTTTTCCCTTTGCCAACAAAAACAACTAA